A part of Rhodamnia argentea isolate NSW1041297 chromosome 8, ASM2092103v1, whole genome shotgun sequence genomic DNA contains:
- the LOC115735295 gene encoding beta-glucosidase 11-like isoform X8: MLQKECFLKLLLLVVSLVVAASGADKFSRQDFPPGFVFGAGTSAYQVEGAADQDGRTPSIFDTFAHSGIMGGANGDVACDQYHKYKEDVQLMVETGLNAYRFSISWSRLIPNGRGSINPKGLQYYNNLINELVSHGIQPHVTLHHVDLPQALEDEYGGWIDQKIVKDFTDYADVCFRMFGDRVKYWTTFNEANVFVLAGYDNGLLPPVRCSFPFGSFFNCSKGNSSTEPYLAAHNILLAHASAATLYRKNYLNKQKGFIGFNLFSYWFIPFTNKTEDVLATQRANDFYVGWFAGPLVYGDYPDVMKKHAGSRLPSFTAPESERIKGSIDFFGINFYNVMHIKDNPEVLKMEPRDYNADIAVELISVVQDNTSSPSVEFPVTPWGLRGVLNYFKQTYGNLPIFIHENGQRTLRNATLEDWSRVKSLHGYIGALLDSVRNASNVRGYFTWSLLDLLELLDGYEAGFGLYYVDLDDPELRRYPKLSARWYSHFLKGGSVGSDGFVELERNLSSTYTSAEDFK; this comes from the exons gtTGAAGGTGCAGCAGACCAAGATGGGAGGACTCCAAGTATATTTGACACCTTTGCCCATTCAG GAATAATGGGTGGAGCCAACGGCGATGTTGCATGTGATCAGTATCACAAATATAAG GAAGATGTCCAACTCATGGTGGAGACTGGTTTAAACGCGTACAGATTCTCCATCTCATGGTCGAGGCTCATTCCAA ATGGAAGAGGATCTATCAATCCTAAGGGCTTGCAGTACTACAACAACCTCATTAACGAATTAGTCAGCCACG GCATTCAACCCCATGTGACACTACACCATGTGGATCTGCCgcaagctcttgaagatgagtaTGGAGGATGGATTGACCAAAAGATAGT GAAAGATTTCACAGATTATGCTGATGTATGCTTCAGAATGTTCGGGGACAGAGTCAAGTACTGGACTACCTTCAATGAGGCCAATGTTTTCGTGCTGGCAGGTTATGACAACGGGCTTTTGCCGCCAGTGCGCTGTTCGTTTCCATTTGGATCTTTTTTTAACTGCTCCAAAGGCAACTCTTCCACTGAGCCTTACTTGGCGGCCCACAATATATTGTTAGCACATGCGTCGGCTGCTACACTGTACAGGAAGAATTACCTG AACAAACAGAAGGGATTCATAGGGTTCAACCTTTTCTCTTACTGGTTCATTCCTTTCACAAACAAAACTGAAGACGTCCTCGCGACACAAAGGGCCAATGACTTTTATGTGGGATG GTTCGCAGGTCCCCTGGTATATGGGGACTATCCGGATGTGATGAAGAAGCATGCAGGATCGAGACTCCCTTCCTTCACTGCTCCCGAATCCGAAAGAATCAAGGGTTCAATTGACTTCTTCGGAATCAATTTCTACAATGTAATGCACATCAAGGACAATCCTGAAGTCCTAAAGATGGAGCCGAGGGACTACAATGCAGATATAGCCGTCGAGTTGATAT CAGTTGTGCAGGACAACACATCGTCACCTTCGGTCGAG TTTCCTGTTACTCCATGGGGTCTGCGGGGTGTTCTGAACTACTTCAAGCAAACTTATGGAAACCTTCCTATTTTCATCCATGAAAACG GTCAACGCACGCTGAGGAATGCTACGCTGGAAGACTGGTCAAGGGTGAAATCTTTGCACGGATATATCGGTGCTTTGCTCGACTCTGTGAG GAACGCATCGAACGTGAGAGGCTACTTCACGTGGTCTTTGCTAGATCTCCTTGAGCTGTTGGATGGATACGAGGCAGGCTTCGGCCTGTACTACGTGGACTTGGATGATCCTGAGCtgagaagatacccgaagctcTCAGCTCGGTGGTACTCGCACTTTCTGAAGGGAGGGAGTGTGGGCTCTGATGGCTTCGTGGAACTCGAGAGGAACTTATCATCAACTTACACATCTGCTGAAGACTTCAAGTGA
- the LOC115735295 gene encoding beta-glucosidase 11-like isoform X9: MLQKECFLKLLLLVVSLVVAASGADKFSRQDFPPGFVFGAGTSAYQVEGAADQDGRTPSIFDTFAHSGIMGGANGDVACDQYHKYKEDVQLMVETGLNAYRFSISWSRLIPNGRGSINPKGLQYYNNLINELVSHGIQPHVTLHHVDLPQALEDEYGGWIDQKIVKDFTDYADVCFRMFGDRVKYWTTFNEANVFVLAGYDNGLLPPVRCSFPFGSFFNCSKGNSSTEPYLAAHNILLAHASAATLYRKNYLNKQKGFIGFNLFSYWFIPFTNKTEDVLATQRANDFYVGWFAGPLVYGDYPDVMKKHAGSRLPSFTAPESERIKGSIDFFGINFYNVMHIKDNPEVLKMEPRDYNADIAVELIFVQDNTSSPSVEFPVTPWGLRGVLNYFKQTYGNLPIFIHENGQRTLRNATLEDWSRVKSLHGYIGALLDSVRNASNVRGYFTWSLLDLLELLDGYEAGFGLYYVDLDDPELRRYPKLSARWYSHFLKGGSVGSDGFVELERNLSSTYTSAEDFK, encoded by the exons gtTGAAGGTGCAGCAGACCAAGATGGGAGGACTCCAAGTATATTTGACACCTTTGCCCATTCAG GAATAATGGGTGGAGCCAACGGCGATGTTGCATGTGATCAGTATCACAAATATAAG GAAGATGTCCAACTCATGGTGGAGACTGGTTTAAACGCGTACAGATTCTCCATCTCATGGTCGAGGCTCATTCCAA ATGGAAGAGGATCTATCAATCCTAAGGGCTTGCAGTACTACAACAACCTCATTAACGAATTAGTCAGCCACG GCATTCAACCCCATGTGACACTACACCATGTGGATCTGCCgcaagctcttgaagatgagtaTGGAGGATGGATTGACCAAAAGATAGT GAAAGATTTCACAGATTATGCTGATGTATGCTTCAGAATGTTCGGGGACAGAGTCAAGTACTGGACTACCTTCAATGAGGCCAATGTTTTCGTGCTGGCAGGTTATGACAACGGGCTTTTGCCGCCAGTGCGCTGTTCGTTTCCATTTGGATCTTTTTTTAACTGCTCCAAAGGCAACTCTTCCACTGAGCCTTACTTGGCGGCCCACAATATATTGTTAGCACATGCGTCGGCTGCTACACTGTACAGGAAGAATTACCTG AACAAACAGAAGGGATTCATAGGGTTCAACCTTTTCTCTTACTGGTTCATTCCTTTCACAAACAAAACTGAAGACGTCCTCGCGACACAAAGGGCCAATGACTTTTATGTGGGATG GTTCGCAGGTCCCCTGGTATATGGGGACTATCCGGATGTGATGAAGAAGCATGCAGGATCGAGACTCCCTTCCTTCACTGCTCCCGAATCCGAAAGAATCAAGGGTTCAATTGACTTCTTCGGAATCAATTTCTACAATGTAATGCACATCAAGGACAATCCTGAAGTCCTAAAGATGGAGCCGAGGGACTACAATGCAGATATAGCCGTCGAGTTGATAT TTGTGCAGGACAACACATCGTCACCTTCGGTCGAG TTTCCTGTTACTCCATGGGGTCTGCGGGGTGTTCTGAACTACTTCAAGCAAACTTATGGAAACCTTCCTATTTTCATCCATGAAAACG GTCAACGCACGCTGAGGAATGCTACGCTGGAAGACTGGTCAAGGGTGAAATCTTTGCACGGATATATCGGTGCTTTGCTCGACTCTGTGAG GAACGCATCGAACGTGAGAGGCTACTTCACGTGGTCTTTGCTAGATCTCCTTGAGCTGTTGGATGGATACGAGGCAGGCTTCGGCCTGTACTACGTGGACTTGGATGATCCTGAGCtgagaagatacccgaagctcTCAGCTCGGTGGTACTCGCACTTTCTGAAGGGAGGGAGTGTGGGCTCTGATGGCTTCGTGGAACTCGAGAGGAACTTATCATCAACTTACACATCTGCTGAAGACTTCAAGTGA
- the LOC115735295 gene encoding beta-glucosidase 11-like isoform X10 yields the protein MGGANGDVACDQYHKYKEDVQLMVETGLNAYRFSISWSRLIPNGRGSINPKGLQYYNNLINELVSHGIQPHVTLHHVDLPQALEDEYGGWIDQKIVKDFTDYADVCFRMFGDRVKYWTTFNEANVFVLAGYDNGLLPPVRCSFPFGSFFNCSKGNSSTEPYLAAHNILLAHASAATLYRKNYLNKQKGFIGFNLFSYWFIPFTNKTEDVLATQRANDFYVGWFAGPLVYGDYPDVMKKHAGSRLPSFTAPESERIKGSIDFFGINFYNVMHIKDNPEVLKMEPRDYNADIAVELISVVQDNTSSPSVEFPVTPWGLRGVLNYFKQTYGNLPIFIHENGQRTLRNATLEDWSRVKSLHGYIGALLDSVRNASNVRGYFTWSLLDLLELLDGYEAGFGLYYVDLDDPELRRYPKLSARWYSHFLKGGSVGSDGFVELERNLSSTYTSAEDFK from the exons ATGGGTGGAGCCAACGGCGATGTTGCATGTGATCAGTATCACAAATATAAG GAAGATGTCCAACTCATGGTGGAGACTGGTTTAAACGCGTACAGATTCTCCATCTCATGGTCGAGGCTCATTCCAA ATGGAAGAGGATCTATCAATCCTAAGGGCTTGCAGTACTACAACAACCTCATTAACGAATTAGTCAGCCACG GCATTCAACCCCATGTGACACTACACCATGTGGATCTGCCgcaagctcttgaagatgagtaTGGAGGATGGATTGACCAAAAGATAGT GAAAGATTTCACAGATTATGCTGATGTATGCTTCAGAATGTTCGGGGACAGAGTCAAGTACTGGACTACCTTCAATGAGGCCAATGTTTTCGTGCTGGCAGGTTATGACAACGGGCTTTTGCCGCCAGTGCGCTGTTCGTTTCCATTTGGATCTTTTTTTAACTGCTCCAAAGGCAACTCTTCCACTGAGCCTTACTTGGCGGCCCACAATATATTGTTAGCACATGCGTCGGCTGCTACACTGTACAGGAAGAATTACCTG AACAAACAGAAGGGATTCATAGGGTTCAACCTTTTCTCTTACTGGTTCATTCCTTTCACAAACAAAACTGAAGACGTCCTCGCGACACAAAGGGCCAATGACTTTTATGTGGGATG GTTCGCAGGTCCCCTGGTATATGGGGACTATCCGGATGTGATGAAGAAGCATGCAGGATCGAGACTCCCTTCCTTCACTGCTCCCGAATCCGAAAGAATCAAGGGTTCAATTGACTTCTTCGGAATCAATTTCTACAATGTAATGCACATCAAGGACAATCCTGAAGTCCTAAAGATGGAGCCGAGGGACTACAATGCAGATATAGCCGTCGAGTTGATAT CAGTTGTGCAGGACAACACATCGTCACCTTCGGTCGAG TTTCCTGTTACTCCATGGGGTCTGCGGGGTGTTCTGAACTACTTCAAGCAAACTTATGGAAACCTTCCTATTTTCATCCATGAAAACG GTCAACGCACGCTGAGGAATGCTACGCTGGAAGACTGGTCAAGGGTGAAATCTTTGCACGGATATATCGGTGCTTTGCTCGACTCTGTGAG GAACGCATCGAACGTGAGAGGCTACTTCACGTGGTCTTTGCTAGATCTCCTTGAGCTGTTGGATGGATACGAGGCAGGCTTCGGCCTGTACTACGTGGACTTGGATGATCCTGAGCtgagaagatacccgaagctcTCAGCTCGGTGGTACTCGCACTTTCTGAAGGGAGGGAGTGTGGGCTCTGATGGCTTCGTGGAACTCGAGAGGAACTTATCATCAACTTACACATCTGCTGAAGACTTCAAGTGA
- the LOC115735295 gene encoding beta-glucosidase 11-like isoform X4 has protein sequence MVKKLGSLLQLLVVGLVMAETVSGADEFSRYDFPPGFVFGAGTSAYQVEGAANEDGRTPSIMDTWAHSDSVITSGANGDIACDQYHKYKEDVQLMAEMGLDAYRFSISWSRLIPNGRGPVNPKGLQYYNNLINELVSDGIEPHVTLHHFDLPQALEDEYGGWISQNIVKDFVEYADVCYRMFGDRVKYWTTFNEANIFSMAGYDLGFLPPTRCSSPFGYFNCTRGDSSLEPYLAAHNILLSHASATRLYRKKYQNIQKGYVGLNLLSFHSVPATNKTEDVIAAQRTNDFFMGWFVEPLVHGDYPEVMKKNAGSRLPSFTALESQRVKGSFDFFGVNFYIATYVKDNSEGLNIEPRDYKADMAVEWQFTQGNASSTNRLLPSFEIPLTPWGLQGVLELFKQNYGNPPVFIHENGQRTQRNTTLEDWPRIQCLQEHISVLLDTVRNGSNAKGYFTWSLLDVFELLDGFRSSFGLYYVDLDDPGLRRYPKLSAEWYSHFLKGGSITPNAGIELKGNWSSLSSAQVMK, from the exons atggtgaagaaaTTGGGTTCCTTGTTGCAGCTTCTGGTGGTGGGTCTGGTGATGGCGGAGACGGTCTCTGGTGCTGATGAGTTCAGCAGATATGACTTTCCTCCTGGCTTTGTGTTTGGTGCTGGCACTTCCGCTTACCAG GTTGAAGGAGCAGCAAATGAGGATGGGAGGACTCCAAGTATAATGGATACCTGGGCTCACTCTGACTCAG TGATTACAAGTGGAGCTAATGGAGATATCGCCTGTGATCAATATCACAAATACAAG GAAGATGTCCAACTCATGGCAGAAATGGGCTTAGATGCATACCGGTTTTCCATCTCATGGTCGAGGCTCATTCCAA ATGGGAGAGGCCCTGTGAATCCGAAGGGATTGCAGTACTACAACAACCTCATCAATGAACTAGTCAGCGATG GGATTGAACCGCACGTGACCCTACACCATTTTGATCTGCCACAGGCTCTTGAAGATGAGTATGGAGGATGGATAAGCCAAAATATCGT GAAAGATTTCGTGGAATATGCAGATGTATGTTACAGAATGTTTGGAGACAGAGTTAAATACTGGACAACCTTCAACGAggccaatattttctcaatGGCTGGTTATGATCTCGGGTTCCTGCCGCCGACTCGTTGTTCTTCTCCATTTGGATACTTTAACTGCACCAGAGGAGATTCGTCATTGGAACCATACTTGGCAGCTCACAATATCTTATTGTCACATGCATCGGCCACTAGACTGTATCGGAAAAAATACCAG AACATACAGAAGGGATATGTAGGGCTCAACCTTCTGAGTTTCCACTCGGTTCCTGCCACAAACAAAACGGAAGACGTCATTGCAGCTCAAAGGACCAATGACTTTTTCATGGGTTG GTTTGTGGAACCGCTGGTGCATGGGGACTATCCTGAGGTGATGAAGAAGAATGCCGGGTCAAGACTCCCTTCCTTCACTGCTCTTGAATCTCAAAGAGTCAAGGGTTCATTTGATTTCTTTGGAGTCAATTTCTACATCGCTACCTATGTCAAGGACAATTCAGAAGGCCTGAATATTGAACCGAGGGACTATAAGGCGGACATGGCTGTAGAATGGCAAT TTACGCAAGGGAATGCGTCATCTACGAACAGATTGTTACCCTCATTCGAG ATTCCGCTTACTCCATGGGGTCTGCAAGGCGTGCTGGAGTTGTTCAAGCAAAATTATGGAAACCCTCCCGTTTTCATCCATGAAaacg GTCAAAGGACGCAGCGAAACACGACGCTTGAAGACTGGCCGAGAATTCAATGTCTGCAAGAGCATATCAGTGTCCTCCTGGATACAGTGAG GAATGGTTCTAATGCCAAAGGCTACTTCACATGGTCCCTCCTAGATGTGTTCGAGCTGTTGGACGGGTTCCGATCGAGCTTTGGCCTCTACTATGTGGACCTGGACGACCCCGGGCTGAGGAGGTACCCGAAGCTCTCGGCCGAGTGGTACTCACACTTCCTGAAGGGAGGGAGCATCACTCCCAATGCCGGCATCGAGCTCAAGGGCAACTGGTCCTCCCTCTCTTCTGCTCAAGTAATGAAGTGA
- the LOC115735295 gene encoding beta-glucosidase 11-like isoform X3, whose amino-acid sequence MVKKLGSLLQLLVVGLVMAETVSGADEFSRYDFPPGFVFGAGTSAYQVEGAANEDGRTPSIMDTWAHSDSVITSGANGDIACDQYHKYKEDVQLMAEMGLDAYRFSISWSRLIPNGRGPVNPKGLQYYNNLINELVSDGIEPHVTLHHFDLPQALEDEYGGWISQNIVKDFVEYADVCYRMFGDRVKYWTTFNEANIFSMAGYDLGFLPPTRCSSPFGYFNCTRGDSSLEPYLAAHNILLSHASATRLYRKKYQNIQKGYVGLNLLSFHSVPATNKTEDVIAAQRTNDFFMGWFVEPLVHGDYPEVMKKNAGSRLPSFTALESQRVKGSFDFFGVNFYIATYVKDNSEGLNIEPRDYKADMAVEWQFTQGNASSTNRLLPSFEIPLTPWGLQGVLELFKQNYGNPPVFIHENGQRMQRNTTLEDWPRIQCLQEHISALLDSVRNGSNAKGYFTWSLLDVFELLDGFRSSFGLYYVDLDDPGLRRYPKLSAEWYSHFLKGGSITPNAGIELKGNWSSLSSAQVMK is encoded by the exons atggtgaagaaaTTGGGTTCCTTGTTGCAGCTTCTGGTGGTGGGTCTGGTGATGGCGGAGACGGTCTCTGGTGCTGATGAGTTCAGCAGATATGACTTTCCTCCTGGCTTTGTGTTTGGTGCTGGCACTTCCGCTTACCAG GTTGAAGGAGCAGCAAATGAGGATGGGAGGACTCCAAGTATAATGGATACCTGGGCTCACTCTGACTCAG TGATTACAAGTGGAGCTAATGGAGATATCGCCTGTGATCAATATCACAAATACAAG GAAGATGTCCAACTCATGGCAGAAATGGGCTTAGATGCATACCGGTTTTCCATCTCATGGTCGAGGCTCATTCCAA ATGGGAGAGGCCCTGTGAATCCGAAGGGATTGCAGTACTACAACAACCTCATCAATGAACTAGTCAGCGATG GGATTGAACCGCACGTGACCCTACACCATTTTGATCTGCCACAGGCTCTTGAAGATGAGTATGGAGGATGGATAAGCCAAAATATCGT GAAAGATTTCGTGGAATATGCAGATGTATGTTACAGAATGTTTGGAGACAGAGTTAAATACTGGACAACCTTCAACGAggccaatattttctcaatGGCTGGTTATGATCTCGGGTTCCTGCCGCCGACTCGTTGTTCTTCTCCATTTGGATACTTTAACTGCACCAGAGGAGATTCGTCATTGGAACCATACTTGGCAGCTCACAATATCTTATTGTCACATGCATCGGCCACTAGACTGTATCGGAAAAAATACCAG AACATACAGAAGGGATATGTAGGGCTCAACCTTCTGAGTTTCCACTCGGTTCCTGCCACAAACAAAACGGAAGACGTCATTGCAGCTCAAAGGACCAATGACTTTTTCATGGGTTG GTTTGTGGAACCGCTGGTGCATGGGGACTATCCTGAGGTGATGAAGAAGAATGCCGGGTCAAGACTCCCTTCCTTCACTGCTCTTGAATCTCAAAGAGTCAAGGGTTCATTTGATTTCTTTGGAGTCAATTTCTACATCGCTACCTATGTCAAGGACAATTCAGAAGGCCTGAATATTGAACCGAGGGACTATAAGGCGGACATGGCTGTAGAATGGCAAT TTACGCAAGGGAATGCGTCATCTACGAACAGATTGTTACCCTCATTCGAG ATTCCGCTTACTCCATGGGGTCTGCAAGGCGTGCTGGAGTTGTTCAAGCAAAATTATGGAAACCCTCCCGTTTTCATCCATGAAaacg GTCAAAGGATGCAGCGAAACACGACCCTCGAAGACTGGCCGAGAATTCAATGTTTGCAAGAGCATATCAGTGCCCTGCTGGATTCAGTGAG GAATGGTTCTAATGCCAAAGGCTACTTCACATGGTCCCTCCTAGATGTGTTCGAGCTGTTGGACGGGTTCCGATCGAGCTTTGGCCTCTACTATGTGGACCTGGACGACCCCGGGCTGAGGAGGTACCCGAAGCTCTCGGCCGAGTGGTACTCACACTTCCTGAAGGGAGGGAGCATCACTCCCAATGCCGGCATCGAGCTCAAGGGCAACTGGTCCTCCCTCTCTTCTGCTCAAGTAATGAAGTGA
- the LOC115735295 gene encoding beta-glucosidase 11-like isoform X2 — protein MVKKLGSLLQLLVVGLVMAETVSGADEFSRYDFPPGFVFGAGTSAYQVEGAANEDGRTPSIMDTWAHSDSVITSGANGDIACDQYHKYKEDVQLMAEMGLDAYRFSISWSRLIPNGRGPVNPKGLQYYNNLINELVSDGIEPHVTLHHFDLPQALEDEYGGWISQNIVKDFVEYADVCYRMFGDRVKYWTTFNEANIFSMAGYDLGFLPPTRCSSPFGYFNCTRGDSSLEPYLAAHNILLSHASATRLYRKKYQNIQKGYVGLNLLSFHSVPATNKTEDVIAAQRTNDFFMGWFVEPLVHGDYPEVMKKNAGSRLPSFTALESQRVKGSFDFFGVNFYIATYVKDNSEGLNIEPRDYKADMAVEWQFTQGNASSTNRLLPSFEIPLTPWGLQGVLELFKQNYGNPPVFIHENGQRTQRNTTLEDWPRIQCLQEHISVLLDTVRNGSNVKGYFTWSLLDVFELLDGFRSGYGLYYVDLDDPELRRYPKLSAKWYSRFLKGGGITPDGGIELSSNWSSLSSAQVMK, from the exons atggtgaagaaaTTGGGTTCCTTGTTGCAGCTTCTGGTGGTGGGTCTGGTGATGGCGGAGACGGTCTCTGGTGCTGATGAGTTCAGCAGATATGACTTTCCTCCTGGCTTTGTGTTTGGTGCTGGCACTTCCGCTTACCAG GTTGAAGGAGCAGCAAATGAGGATGGGAGGACTCCAAGTATAATGGATACCTGGGCTCACTCTGACTCAG TGATTACAAGTGGAGCTAATGGAGATATCGCCTGTGATCAATATCACAAATACAAG GAAGATGTCCAACTCATGGCAGAAATGGGCTTAGATGCATACCGGTTTTCCATCTCATGGTCGAGGCTCATTCCAA ATGGGAGAGGCCCTGTGAATCCGAAGGGATTGCAGTACTACAACAACCTCATCAATGAACTAGTCAGCGATG GGATTGAACCGCACGTGACCCTACACCATTTTGATCTGCCACAGGCTCTTGAAGATGAGTATGGAGGATGGATAAGCCAAAATATCGT GAAAGATTTCGTGGAATATGCAGATGTATGTTACAGAATGTTTGGAGACAGAGTTAAATACTGGACAACCTTCAACGAggccaatattttctcaatGGCTGGTTATGATCTCGGGTTCCTGCCGCCGACTCGTTGTTCTTCTCCATTTGGATACTTTAACTGCACCAGAGGAGATTCGTCATTGGAACCATACTTGGCAGCTCACAATATCTTATTGTCACATGCATCGGCCACTAGACTGTATCGGAAAAAATACCAG AACATACAGAAGGGATATGTAGGGCTCAACCTTCTGAGTTTCCACTCGGTTCCTGCCACAAACAAAACGGAAGACGTCATTGCAGCTCAAAGGACCAATGACTTTTTCATGGGTTG GTTTGTGGAACCGCTGGTGCATGGGGACTATCCTGAGGTGATGAAGAAGAATGCCGGGTCAAGACTCCCTTCCTTCACTGCTCTTGAATCTCAAAGAGTCAAGGGTTCATTTGATTTCTTTGGAGTCAATTTCTACATCGCTACCTATGTCAAGGACAATTCAGAAGGCCTGAATATTGAACCGAGGGACTATAAGGCGGACATGGCTGTAGAATGGCAAT TTACGCAAGGGAATGCGTCATCTACGAACAGATTGTTACCCTCATTCGAG ATTCCGCTTACTCCATGGGGTCTGCAAGGCGTGCTGGAGTTGTTCAAGCAAAATTATGGAAACCCTCCCGTTTTCATCCATGAAaacg GTCAAAGGACGCAGCGAAACACGACGCTTGAAGACTGGCCGAGAATTCAATGTCTGCAAGAGCATATCAGTGTCCTCCTGGATACAGTGAG GAACGGCTCGAATGTGAAAGGCTACTTCACATGGTCCCTCCTGGATGTGTTCGAGCTGTTGGACGGGTTCCGGTCAGGCTACGGCCTGTACTATGTGGACCTGGACGACCCTGAGTTGAGAAGGTACCCGAAGCTCTCTGCCAAGTGGTACTCGCGCTTCCTGAAGGGAGGGGGCATCACTCCCGACGGTGGCATCGAGCTCAGCAGCAATTGGTCCTCCCTCTCTTCTGCTCAAGTCATGAAGTGA
- the LOC115735295 gene encoding beta-glucosidase 11-like isoform X6, with the protein MLQKECFLKLLLLVVSLVVAASGADKFSRQDFPPGFVFGAGTSAYQVEGAANEDGRTPSIMDTWAHSDSVITSGANGDIACDQYHKYKEDVQLMAEMGLDAYRFSISWSRLIPNGRGPVNPKGLQYYNNLINELVSDGIEPHVTLHHFDLPQALEDEYGGWISQNIVKDFVEYADVCYRMFGDRVKYWTTFNEANIFSMAGYDLGFLPPTRCSSPFGYFNCTRGDSSLEPYLAAHNILLSHASATRLYRKKYQNIQKGYVGLNLLSFHSVPATNKTEDVIAAQRTNDFFMGWFVEPLVHGDYPEVMKKNAGSRLPSFTALESQRVKGSFDFFGVNFYIATYVKDNSEGLNIEPRDYKADMAVEWQFTQGNASSTNRLLPSFEIPLTPWGLQGVLELFKQNYGNPPVFIHENGQRTQRNTTLEDWPRIQCLQEHISVLLDTVRNGSNVKGYFTWSLLDVFELLDGFRSGYGLYYVDLDDPELRRYPKLSAKWYSRFLKGGGITPDGGIELSSNWSSLSSAQVMK; encoded by the exons GTTGAAGGAGCAGCAAATGAGGATGGGAGGACTCCAAGTATAATGGATACCTGGGCTCACTCTGACTCAG TGATTACAAGTGGAGCTAATGGAGATATCGCCTGTGATCAATATCACAAATACAAG GAAGATGTCCAACTCATGGCAGAAATGGGCTTAGATGCATACCGGTTTTCCATCTCATGGTCGAGGCTCATTCCAA ATGGGAGAGGCCCTGTGAATCCGAAGGGATTGCAGTACTACAACAACCTCATCAATGAACTAGTCAGCGATG GGATTGAACCGCACGTGACCCTACACCATTTTGATCTGCCACAGGCTCTTGAAGATGAGTATGGAGGATGGATAAGCCAAAATATCGT GAAAGATTTCGTGGAATATGCAGATGTATGTTACAGAATGTTTGGAGACAGAGTTAAATACTGGACAACCTTCAACGAggccaatattttctcaatGGCTGGTTATGATCTCGGGTTCCTGCCGCCGACTCGTTGTTCTTCTCCATTTGGATACTTTAACTGCACCAGAGGAGATTCGTCATTGGAACCATACTTGGCAGCTCACAATATCTTATTGTCACATGCATCGGCCACTAGACTGTATCGGAAAAAATACCAG AACATACAGAAGGGATATGTAGGGCTCAACCTTCTGAGTTTCCACTCGGTTCCTGCCACAAACAAAACGGAAGACGTCATTGCAGCTCAAAGGACCAATGACTTTTTCATGGGTTG GTTTGTGGAACCGCTGGTGCATGGGGACTATCCTGAGGTGATGAAGAAGAATGCCGGGTCAAGACTCCCTTCCTTCACTGCTCTTGAATCTCAAAGAGTCAAGGGTTCATTTGATTTCTTTGGAGTCAATTTCTACATCGCTACCTATGTCAAGGACAATTCAGAAGGCCTGAATATTGAACCGAGGGACTATAAGGCGGACATGGCTGTAGAATGGCAAT TTACGCAAGGGAATGCGTCATCTACGAACAGATTGTTACCCTCATTCGAG ATTCCGCTTACTCCATGGGGTCTGCAAGGCGTGCTGGAGTTGTTCAAGCAAAATTATGGAAACCCTCCCGTTTTCATCCATGAAaacg GTCAAAGGACGCAGCGAAACACGACGCTTGAAGACTGGCCGAGAATTCAATGTCTGCAAGAGCATATCAGTGTCCTCCTGGATACAGTGAG GAACGGCTCGAATGTGAAAGGCTACTTCACATGGTCCCTCCTGGATGTGTTCGAGCTGTTGGACGGGTTCCGGTCAGGCTACGGCCTGTACTATGTGGACCTGGACGACCCTGAGTTGAGAAGGTACCCGAAGCTCTCTGCCAAGTGGTACTCGCGCTTCCTGAAGGGAGGGGGCATCACTCCCGACGGTGGCATCGAGCTCAGCAGCAATTGGTCCTCCCTCTCTTCTGCTCAAGTCATGAAGTGA